Proteins encoded in a region of the Flavobacterium sp. MDT1-60 genome:
- a CDS encoding OmpH family outer membrane protein — protein sequence MRKQFLFIFLALIVANTSQAQTRTTRIGYIDMEYILENVSDYKEATAQLELKAQKWKQEIEAKKLDINTLKEGLKAEKALLTKELIDERETEIKFLEDEMLDYQQKQFGSNGNLIHQKAALAKPIQDQVFTAVQDIAEAKNYDFIFDKSSDLTMLFSNKKFDISDQVIRVLNRTDKREQLTKKQLKDQEAKESKENAIDENPAMADRQKALDEKKTAREKLIEDRRLEQEAKKKEYDDRRKAILAEREAKKNGTVSESAKTTEAAKTTETGKTDATAKPAAANETTPPAEPTVNKAEERQKLYEQRKKELEERRKKIIEEREAAKKAKEAETQKSNTTNN from the coding sequence ATGAGAAAACAATTTTTATTTATATTTTTAGCCCTGATTGTAGCAAATACAAGTCAGGCTCAGACAAGAACGACGCGAATTGGCTATATCGACATGGAATACATTTTGGAAAATGTTTCTGATTATAAGGAAGCCACAGCTCAATTAGAGTTAAAAGCTCAAAAATGGAAACAGGAAATAGAAGCCAAAAAATTAGACATAAATACGCTTAAAGAAGGTCTTAAAGCTGAAAAAGCTTTATTAACGAAAGAGCTTATTGATGAAAGAGAAACAGAAATTAAATTTCTGGAAGATGAAATGCTGGATTATCAGCAAAAGCAATTTGGTTCTAATGGAAATTTAATTCATCAAAAAGCAGCATTGGCAAAACCAATCCAGGATCAGGTTTTTACTGCCGTTCAGGATATTGCCGAAGCTAAAAATTATGATTTCATTTTCGACAAATCATCAGATTTGACAATGCTTTTCAGTAATAAGAAATTTGATATTAGCGATCAGGTTATTCGTGTTTTAAACCGAACTGATAAACGTGAGCAATTGACTAAAAAACAATTGAAAGATCAGGAAGCTAAAGAAAGTAAAGAAAATGCAATTGACGAAAATCCGGCAATGGCAGACAGACAAAAAGCACTTGACGAGAAAAAGACAGCCAGAGAAAAGCTGATTGAAGACAGAAGATTAGAACAAGAAGCGAAGAAAAAAGAATACGACGACAGAAGAAAAGCAATATTAGCAGAAAGAGAAGCCAAAAAAAATGGCACGGTTTCTGAATCTGCTAAAACAACTGAAGCCGCTAAAACAACTGAAACTGGTAAGACAGATGCAACTGCTAAACCAGCTGCAGCAAATGAAACAACACCACCTGCTGAGCCAACTGTGAATAAGGCAGAAGAAAGACAAAAACTTTACGAGCAACGTAAAAAAGAATTAGAAGAAAGAAGAAAGAAAATAATAGAAGAAAGAGAAGCGGCTAAAAAAGCAAAAGAAGCCGAAACACAAAAATCAAATACGACCAATAATTAA
- a CDS encoding OmpH family outer membrane protein, protein MMKQIKTLLIAAILILGASNTMNAQAKVAHVDVSEIMSKMPAMLDAQNQLQKLSATYDAEYKKMIEEYQTKIKKYEAEAATVTEAVNGERSKEVQDMQGRITSYRDNAQKELQQKDSDIVKPIMEKVKASIQKVGKAKGYQYVLDGSTLILADGPNITADVKKDLGF, encoded by the coding sequence ATGATGAAACAAATCAAAACTTTACTAATTGCTGCCATACTAATTTTAGGAGCAAGTAACACAATGAATGCACAGGCTAAGGTAGCCCATGTTGATGTTAGCGAGATTATGTCGAAAATGCCTGCAATGCTTGATGCTCAAAATCAACTACAAAAATTAAGTGCTACATATGATGCTGAATACAAAAAAATGATTGAAGAATATCAAACTAAAATCAAAAAGTACGAAGCTGAAGCTGCAACTGTAACTGAAGCTGTAAACGGAGAACGTTCTAAAGAAGTTCAGGATATGCAAGGTAGAATTACTTCTTACAGAGACAATGCTCAAAAAGAATTACAACAAAAAGATTCTGATATCGTAAAACCAATCATGGAAAAAGTAAAAGCTTCTATCCAAAAAGTTGGAAAAGCTAAAGGATACCAATACGTATTAGACGGATCTACTTTAATCTTAGCTGATGGTCCAAACATTACTGCTGATGTAAAAAAAGATTTAGGATTCTAA
- the murI gene encoding glutamate racemase, whose product MTNNNPIGVFDSGIGGTSIWSAIHDLLPNEKTIYLADSKNAPYGQRTKEEIVALSKKNVDLLLGMGCKLIVVACNTATTNAIRELRTTYDIPFIGIEPAIKPAANNSKTQVIGILATKGTLNSELFNKTAEMFQHTTIVEQVGHGLVQLIEDGNLNSPEMTQLLESYLQPMIDANIDYLVLGCSHYPYLIPQIKKILPDHIQIIDSGEAVARQTQNILREKVGFTDNQKSEPEFYVNSNPAVLESILNYKYPVIQKDF is encoded by the coding sequence ATGACGAACAACAATCCTATAGGCGTTTTTGATTCCGGTATTGGAGGAACTTCCATTTGGAGCGCCATTCATGATCTACTTCCAAACGAAAAAACGATATATTTAGCGGATAGCAAAAATGCTCCTTATGGTCAAAGAACTAAAGAAGAAATTGTTGCCTTAAGCAAAAAGAATGTTGATTTGTTACTCGGAATGGGCTGCAAATTAATCGTTGTAGCTTGTAATACCGCTACAACAAATGCAATTCGAGAACTTCGTACTACTTATGATATCCCGTTTATAGGAATCGAACCCGCTATAAAGCCGGCTGCTAATAATTCTAAAACACAAGTAATTGGAATTTTAGCTACTAAAGGAACATTGAATAGTGAACTGTTTAATAAGACTGCCGAAATGTTTCAGCACACTACTATTGTTGAGCAGGTTGGTCACGGACTTGTTCAGCTTATTGAAGATGGAAACCTGAACTCGCCAGAAATGACACAATTACTAGAGTCTTATTTACAACCGATGATTGATGCCAATATTGATTATCTCGTTTTAGGATGTAGTCATTATCCTTATTTGATTCCGCAAATAAAAAAAATCCTGCCTGATCACATTCAGATTATTGATTCGGGGGAAGCCGTAGCTCGTCAAACGCAAAATATTCTGCGTGAAAAAGTTGGTTTTACAGACAACCAAAAAAGCGAGCCTGAATTTTATGTCAATTCAAATCCCGCAGTTTTAGAGTCCATATTAAATTATAAATATCCGGTAATACAAAAGGATTTTTAG
- a CDS encoding aromatic hydrocarbon degradation protein — protein MKNKIVYLSYFILMSLTSFSQSISSSPYSLYGVGSLYDSDFGVIPSIGSSGIALPSATFINNLNPSSLGYLPQNHFMFDIGGKAIATTYQSGSRAENRNNFQFSHIAFAFPVTKNSGFSVALRPYSSATFKISNLKLPIENSQEYYYMTAAGSGGLNNFDFSYGYRFGKKISVGVSAALLFGNTVDDRSFLILNSITTIHKKTDYNGLRATLGAQYKIDSTLTIGSTFKMPTQIKASKVQTVQTIADEVVTSIESDVVSDTDDYYMPLEIGVGISKRFKNNLNMTLDYEKSLWNDSNQSELYGDFVNQDRFALGFTYRAKKNIRKYWDSVQYSAGANFDTGYLEVDGKRVNNAAISIGLSLPIENTFSALNISYSYGQKGRISDNLIKENYHKISLNLSLDGIWFLKRKIE, from the coding sequence ATGAAAAATAAAATAGTTTATTTAAGTTACTTCATATTGATGTCGCTAACTTCATTTTCACAAAGCATTTCAAGTTCTCCTTATTCGCTGTATGGTGTAGGAAGTCTGTACGATTCTGATTTTGGTGTAATTCCATCCATCGGATCATCGGGAATTGCCTTGCCTTCCGCCACATTTATTAATAATCTGAATCCGTCGTCATTAGGTTATTTACCTCAAAATCATTTTATGTTTGATATTGGAGGAAAAGCTATCGCAACAACTTATCAGAGCGGTTCGAGGGCGGAGAATCGTAATAATTTTCAATTTTCACATATTGCTTTTGCTTTTCCTGTCACAAAGAATTCGGGCTTTAGTGTGGCTTTGAGGCCTTATTCAAGTGCAACATTTAAAATTTCTAATTTGAAATTACCAATCGAAAATAGTCAGGAATATTATTATATGACTGCCGCTGGTTCTGGCGGATTAAATAATTTTGATTTCTCATACGGATATCGATTTGGAAAGAAAATATCAGTTGGAGTTTCTGCTGCCTTATTATTTGGGAACACAGTTGATGACCGAAGTTTTTTAATATTAAATTCAATTACAACCATTCATAAAAAAACAGATTATAATGGTTTGCGTGCGACTTTGGGAGCGCAATATAAAATTGATTCAACTTTAACAATTGGTTCAACGTTTAAAATGCCAACCCAAATAAAAGCTTCTAAAGTACAGACGGTTCAAACTATTGCTGATGAGGTTGTGACTAGTATAGAATCAGATGTTGTTTCAGATACAGATGATTATTATATGCCTTTGGAAATTGGAGTGGGGATTAGCAAACGTTTTAAAAATAATTTGAACATGACTTTAGATTATGAAAAAAGTTTATGGAATGATTCCAATCAATCTGAATTATATGGAGATTTCGTGAATCAGGATCGATTTGCACTTGGATTTACTTATAGGGCTAAAAAAAATATTCGGAAATATTGGGATAGCGTTCAATATTCGGCTGGGGCAAATTTTGATACCGGTTATCTTGAAGTTGACGGCAAGCGCGTCAATAACGCAGCTATCTCTATTGGTCTTTCGCTGCCAATAGAAAACACTTTTTCGGCTTTAAATATTTCCTATTCCTATGGACAAAAAGGAAGAATTTCAGATAATCTGATAAAAGAAAACTACCATAAAATATCCCTTAATTTATCACTCGATGGAATTTGGTTCCTTAAACGAAAAATAGAATAG
- a CDS encoding DUF4270 family protein produces MHKFILMLFFAVTILSCGTDTDAGEFVVGSDYLALNNKVVLIDTVTVDMSTINFDSLVTSNQQRILIGNYDDPIFGKIKSNSYFQVTPNTYSLNTGGSDTETVNYVFDSIVMTLKYDNYYYGDTTKVQTFDIHRLTQKVKPNVDDKSFYNNSSLTYNDESIGSISYKPRPIEKDSITIKMSDTFGSSLFQKMKKREVTDFDSFTEYLKGLVVVPSTSNSSSVIGFNAATSVIRLYYSKSPKDIDEEPYEVEFTISDVTKQFNSISSDKTGTLLQNLPASNSKLSSSLTNRQGFIQSGTGVACRIDFPNIKQLKYIAEKGAIVDAQLLLKPVNNSYSEQYPLADSLKIYVADNLNRMSGSLVNSAGASVYGILNKKTDEFNENVGYTIPIGWFLQKEMWKQSDSRSSLIITLPVISKAVNRIVLGDQKHPNNKIQLKIYYISY; encoded by the coding sequence ATGCACAAGTTTATATTGATGTTGTTTTTCGCTGTCACTATACTTTCATGCGGTACAGATACAGATGCCGGCGAGTTTGTTGTAGGATCAGATTATTTAGCTTTAAATAATAAGGTTGTTTTGATTGATACTGTAACAGTAGATATGTCAACTATAAATTTTGATTCTCTCGTTACGTCTAATCAACAACGAATTTTAATTGGTAATTATGACGATCCTATTTTCGGAAAAATAAAATCAAATAGTTATTTCCAGGTTACACCTAATACTTATAGTTTGAATACTGGTGGTTCAGATACAGAAACAGTAAACTATGTTTTTGATTCTATAGTAATGACATTGAAATATGATAATTACTATTATGGCGATACGACAAAAGTGCAAACTTTTGATATTCATCGTCTGACCCAGAAAGTTAAGCCTAATGTCGATGATAAAAGTTTTTACAATAATTCTTCCTTGACTTATAATGATGAAAGTATTGGATCAATTTCATATAAACCAAGGCCAATCGAAAAGGATTCTATCACAATTAAAATGAGCGATACTTTTGGATCCTCACTTTTTCAAAAAATGAAAAAAAGAGAAGTGACGGACTTTGATAGTTTTACTGAATACTTAAAGGGACTTGTAGTGGTACCTTCCACTTCTAATTCTTCGAGTGTTATCGGTTTTAATGCGGCAACAAGTGTTATACGCTTGTATTATTCAAAATCTCCAAAAGATATCGATGAAGAGCCTTATGAAGTCGAGTTTACAATTTCCGATGTGACAAAACAATTTAATTCTATTTCTTCAGATAAAACAGGAACCTTACTCCAGAATTTACCCGCCTCGAATAGTAAACTGTCAAGTTCACTCACAAATCGACAGGGTTTTATTCAATCTGGTACAGGAGTAGCCTGCAGAATTGATTTTCCAAATATCAAGCAACTCAAATATATAGCAGAGAAAGGTGCTATTGTTGACGCACAATTGCTTTTAAAACCGGTTAATAATTCGTATTCGGAACAATATCCATTGGCAGATTCTCTAAAAATTTATGTGGCAGACAATTTAAATAGAATGAGTGGCTCTTTAGTAAATTCTGCAGGAGCCTCTGTCTATGGTATTTTAAATAAAAAGACCGATGAGTTTAATGAGAATGTTGGATACACGATTCCTATTGGATGGTTTCTACAAAAGGAAATGTGGAAACAGTCTGATTCCAGATCTTCTTTGATTATAACATTACCTGTTATTTCGAAAGCGGTAAACAGAATTGTTCTCGGAGATCAAAAACATCCAAACAATAAAATTCAGTTGAAAATTTATTACATCTCTTATTAA
- a CDS encoding DUF6268 family outer membrane beta-barrel protein encodes MKILFLICSLFTISFYNMKAQEKLSVDMNLKTEPTDKINFNETNISFKINKGINAKSKVTNTLEYSHLNINYQLGSSGSFENPDRFNQLQNQFEFSQNISKTTVLNFTITPTANFQQNLDMSDVTILGSFEVHQKLGSKTDLNFGAARTMVFGYPKFMPVLSLNYQLNDRSSLLIGFPDSKISYSNNSRNKFNFTNTFNGSFYNLDSQINLNKEATKVSLSQMTSAFEYERNVDSNWFLNFKGGYNFNKKYTLIDRDNHEVYDFNTGNGYILGIGIKYKQ; translated from the coding sequence ATGAAAATACTGTTTTTAATATGTTCGCTTTTTACAATTTCATTTTATAATATGAAAGCACAGGAAAAATTATCTGTAGATATGAATTTAAAAACAGAGCCTACCGATAAAATTAATTTTAACGAGACCAATATTAGCTTTAAAATCAATAAAGGAATAAATGCCAAAAGTAAAGTAACAAATACATTAGAATATTCTCATTTGAATATCAATTATCAATTAGGAAGTTCCGGATCATTTGAAAATCCGGATCGTTTTAATCAATTGCAAAACCAATTTGAATTTTCGCAGAATATTTCAAAAACAACAGTATTGAATTTTACCATTACACCAACTGCCAATTTTCAGCAAAATTTAGATATGTCTGATGTAACAATTTTAGGGAGTTTCGAAGTGCATCAAAAATTAGGTTCTAAAACAGATTTAAATTTTGGTGCTGCCAGAACAATGGTTTTTGGATATCCTAAATTCATGCCTGTTTTGTCTTTAAACTATCAACTGAATGACAGAAGTAGTTTGCTGATTGGGTTTCCGGATTCTAAAATATCATATTCAAATAATAGCCGGAATAAGTTCAACTTCACCAACACTTTTAATGGCAGTTTTTACAATTTAGATTCACAAATCAATCTAAATAAAGAGGCAACAAAAGTGAGTTTATCACAAATGACCTCAGCTTTTGAATACGAAAGAAATGTAGACAGCAATTGGTTTTTAAACTTTAAAGGAGGGTATAATTTTAATAAAAAGTATACGCTGATTGATCGTGATAATCACGAAGTGTACGATTTTAATACTGGTAACGGGTATATTTTAGGCATTGGCATCAAATACAAACAATAA
- a CDS encoding kelch repeat-containing protein, with translation MNNFKKGILFAALFSSLFFIGCSNDDDDDDLIGNWIKKSAFDGPARSSATSFVIGDYAYIATGYTGDVYLKDLWAYNSNGDYWEQKADFTGVGRSSASSFALNEKGYVGLGYDGTNKLKDFYQYDPTSNSWTQKTDFAGTGRYGALGFQVGGKAYFGTGYDGNYLKDFYQYNDQANTWTLVNGFSGNKRRNATVFVIGDKAYLGTGINNGTYQEDFWEFDPSTDTWTRKRDIDKDDDDDESFNDDYALVRANASSFAMNGLGYLVGGESIKTVWEYNPSTDLWVERTPMEGVTRTDAVGFAINNRGFYMLGRIGSTYFDDAWEFKPLDEQNDDDN, from the coding sequence ATGAATAATTTTAAAAAAGGAATATTATTCGCTGCACTGTTTTCAAGTCTCTTTTTTATAGGCTGTAGCAACGATGATGACGATGATGATTTAATAGGAAACTGGATCAAAAAATCAGCATTTGACGGACCTGCGAGATCTAGTGCTACTAGTTTTGTTATTGGAGATTATGCATATATTGCAACAGGCTATACCGGAGATGTTTATTTGAAAGATTTATGGGCTTACAACTCTAATGGAGATTATTGGGAACAAAAAGCTGATTTTACAGGAGTAGGAAGAAGTTCTGCTTCAAGTTTTGCGTTAAATGAAAAAGGATATGTTGGCCTTGGTTATGACGGAACTAACAAATTAAAAGATTTTTATCAATACGATCCTACAAGTAACAGCTGGACTCAAAAAACAGATTTTGCCGGAACTGGTCGCTATGGCGCGTTAGGTTTTCAGGTTGGCGGAAAAGCTTACTTTGGCACCGGATATGATGGAAATTATCTTAAAGATTTTTATCAATACAATGATCAGGCCAATACCTGGACACTTGTAAACGGATTTAGCGGAAATAAAAGACGTAATGCTACCGTTTTTGTAATTGGAGACAAGGCTTACTTAGGAACCGGAATTAACAACGGAACTTATCAGGAAGATTTTTGGGAATTTGATCCTTCTACAGATACCTGGACAAGAAAACGTGATATCGATAAAGACGATGATGATGATGAATCATTCAATGATGATTATGCGCTTGTTCGTGCAAATGCCTCAAGTTTTGCCATGAATGGATTAGGATATCTTGTAGGTGGAGAAAGTATTAAAACCGTTTGGGAGTATAATCCATCTACAGATTTATGGGTTGAAAGAACACCAATGGAAGGTGTTACCAGAACAGACGCTGTTGGTTTTGCCATAAATAATCGTGGCTTTTATATGCTTGGAAGAATAGGTTCAACCTATTTTGATGATGCCTGGGAATTTAAGCCTTTAGACGAGCAAAATGATGATGACAATTAA
- a CDS encoding DUF4907 domain-containing protein produces the protein MMTINTIKQFFWNKIQKNLFFLLLALVVTACTGKSTFKIGSFKTTTGWGYTIASRDRVLIKQSIIPVINQTKSFRTEKDALKVGNLVIEKLNKDLSPTVTKNDLILLKIKF, from the coding sequence ATGATGACAATTAATACAATAAAGCAATTCTTCTGGAATAAAATCCAGAAGAATTTGTTCTTTCTTTTACTGGCTTTGGTAGTTACGGCCTGTACAGGAAAGAGCACATTCAAAATCGGATCATTCAAAACAACAACCGGTTGGGGTTATACAATTGCCTCCAGGGACAGAGTTTTAATCAAACAATCTATTATACCTGTAATAAACCAAACAAAAAGCTTTAGAACAGAAAAAGATGCCTTAAAAGTTGGCAATTTGGTAATCGAAAAACTCAATAAAGACTTATCACCGACGGTAACAAAAAATGATTTAATTTTATTAAAAATAAAATTCTAA